Proteins encoded by one window of Mercenaria mercenaria strain notata chromosome 4, MADL_Memer_1, whole genome shotgun sequence:
- the LOC123553309 gene encoding uncharacterized protein LOC123553309: MIDMEDANLFEYEYTMPDSPESNRLVINMDDGDASGDACSVSDEFIRDGATATSSGDPLPSFDTFGQTPSMSHISCWYSMPSTCNTELRSTVESPHTQSASQLIESSGNGQESVSVEKQESADQTFFIDSILGLEQHCYNPRHSTPAKDVYNTFTHQTTGTGSSLNSNQLQTAKISTNAHVYKRQVDKPPYSYVAMVIVAILNSEEKQLTLAGIREKLMDMFPFFGGEYSGWKNSIRHALSNSKCFYKVEKRNELDTTTVFVWRVNTEFVKPNHTFNRYSKGHNYESYKLTLQEELGLPPYEHTTGVGPLNKDDIQLPPKPCFQADSLSLAVNVSDDFLNARNDSVPTPQSTVSDLDSVLSVSSSAKDVKPSLKRKRTEDYHSAQQTTYASKRQYVPMEYQYPYYGYQQSMEGVRPYDPYFGYYPTTNFASGHQWSHDLYQYGNPQQTSVQPLSNNNDDVTLRQWWFNQACYQGMVPSSFQSASYANNCDWYPRAALDLTKMDKKSDK; the protein is encoded by the coding sequence ATATGGAAGACGCAAACTTGTTTGAATACGAGTACACAATGCCAGACAGTCCTGAGAGTAATCGTCTTGTTATCAACATGGACGATGGCGATGCTTCCGGTGACGCATGCTCAGTCAGCGATGAGTTTATACGTGATGGAGCAACCGCGACGTCTTCTGGCGATCCACTTCCGTCGTTTGATACGTTCGGTCAAACTCCGTCAATGTCACACATATCATGCTGGTACAGTATGCCTTCTACATGTAACACTGAGCTTCGTTCTACGGTTGAATCACCTCATACTCAAAGTGCTAGCCAGTTAATTGAAAGTTCTGGAAATGGTCAAGAGAGTGTCTCGGTGGAGAAACAAGAATCAGCAGATCAAACTTTTTTCATTGACAGTATTCTTGGTCTTGAACAACATTGTTACAATCCACGTCACTCTACTCCAGCAAAAGATGTCTACAATACATTCACTCACCAGACGACAGGAACCGGAAGTTCGCTTAATTCAAACCAACTACAAACCGCCAAAATCTCTACTAACGCACATGTGTACAAACGTCAAGTTGACAAGCCTCCGTACAGCTACGTTGCTATGGTTATCGTCGCCATCTTGAACTCGGAGGAGAAACAACTAACTCTTGCAGGGATTCGTGAAAAACTTATGGACATGTTTCCATTCTTCGGAGGCGAGTACAGTGGATGGAAGAACAGTATTCGTCATGCTCTTTCAAACAGCAAGTGCTTCTATAAGGTGGAGAAACGTAATGAACTTGACACTACGACTGTGTTTGTGTGGAGAGTAAATACCGAGTTTGTAAAACCTAACCACACGTTCAATCGCTATTCCAAGGGTCATAATTATGAAAGCTACAAGTTAACACTTCAAGAGGAGCTTGGTCTGCCACCATACGAACATACAACAGGGGTTGGTCCTCTGAATAAGGACGACATACAGCTTCCACCAAAACCATGTTTCCAGGCCGACTCTTTATCACTTGCAGTTAATGTGTCTGATGACTTTCTTAACGCCAGAAATGACTCTGTTCCAACGCCTCAAAGCACAGTTTCTGATCTCGATAGTGTTCTCAGTGTTTCTTCCAGTGCCAAGGACGTTAAACCGTCTCTTAAACGTAAACGTACCGAGGATTATCACTCCGCCCAGCAGACGACTTATGCGAGTAAGAGACAGTACGTTCCCATGGAGTATCAATACCCATATTACGGATATCAGCAGTCAATGGAGGGTGTCCGTCCGTACGACCCATACTTTGGCTATTATCCTACTACTAACTTCGCCAGTGGTCATCAGTGGTCACATGACTTGTACCAGTATGGTAACCCACAGCAAACTAGTGTTCAGCCCTTAAGTAATAACAATGACGATGTTACGTTAAGACAATGGTGGTTCAATCAGGCTTGCTATCAAGGGATGGTTCCCAGCAGCTTCCAGTCTGCGTCCTATGCAAACAATTGTGACTGGTACCCCCGTGCAGCTTTGGATTTGACTAAAATGGACAAGAaaagtgataaataa